In Garra rufa chromosome 15, GarRuf1.0, whole genome shotgun sequence, a single genomic region encodes these proteins:
- the lrrc47 gene encoding leucine-rich repeat-containing protein 47, translating into MAEENSSLNIWPEIEKAEKENRRELVLQGSAIDKQIQSSGGLHPRLYSLSLLNYLEISQCPSLHEIHDNIRHLSQLQSLILCRNKITSVPKSIGDLKAIKVLDLSVNQLQALPEEICALSELNTLNVSCNSITALPDGLSKCVKLASINVSKNALSRLPDDLWCSKLELLSSIIASENAIEELSPEISNLSALKVLDLSSNKLQELPFELADCSKLKETNFKGNKLKDKRLEKMVNGCQTKSVLDYLRAGGRGKGKGKQPDGEVSEKLDGGRNISKKKSGAKQKGKKEAEEVDELNRMVVRVLHLSKAPKEVTVKVSAGVKDVRPYIVCCVVQGMNLRQGNALKRFLAAQTKFHDEICAKRTTATIATHDLSLLKTPLLYDARPPDTLKIVPLGRKEMKAAELLKQLQQDADELRKQRKRQNVSGLHKYLQLLDGKDLYPCLVDAEDHVISFPPITNSERTKIKRSTQELFLEVTSSTSLQICKDVMDTLIIKMAELNKLTFEGKEDVGSDEETNVISDRPAEDPASPELTVVQVKVVDVDGNLKVVYPSKTDLMSDVSNLTVIR; encoded by the exons ATGGCCGAAGAAAACAGCTCACTGAATATTTGGCCAGAAATAGAAAAGGCAGAAAAGGAGAATAGGCGTGAGCTGGTGCTTCAGGGTTCAGCGATTGACAAACAGATCCAGAGCAGCGGCGGACTTCACCCGCGACTTTATTCCCTCTCGCTCCTAAACTACCTGGAGATCAGTCAGTGTCCCAGTTTACATGAGATCCACGACAACATCAGACATCTGTCTCAGCTACAGAGTCTGATCCTCTGCAGGAATAAGATCACTTCGGTCCCTAAAAGCATTGGTGATCTGAAGGCGATCAAAGTCCTGGATTTGTCTGTCAACCAGCTGCAGGCTTTGCCCGAGGAGATCTGTGCACTGAGCGAGCTCAACACTTTAAATGTCAGCTGCAATAGCATCACTGCCCTGCCCGATGGTCTGAGCAAGTGTGTGAAGCTCGCCAGCATCAATGTGTCCAAAAATGCACTCTCTCGGCTCCCAGATGACTTGTGGTGCTCTAAACTGGAGCTCCTCAGCAGCATCATTGCATCAGAAAACGCGATAGAGGAGCTGAGCCCTGAGATTTCTAACCTATCTGCGTTGAAG GTTTTGGATCTGTCCAGTAACAAGCTCCAGGAGCTTCCATTTGAATTGGCTGACTGCTCCAAACTGAAAGAGACCAATTTTAAAGGAAACAAGCTGAAGGACAAGAGGCTTGAGAAGATGGTGAACGGCTGCCAGACTAAATCAGTCCTAGACTACCTAAGGGCAGGTGGCAGGGGGAAAGGAAAAGGCAAACAGCCGGATGGAGAGGTGAGCGAGAAGCTTGACGGAGGCCGTAACATCTCAAAGAAGAAAAGCGGTGCAAagcaaaaaggaaaaaaagaggcAGAGGAAGTGGATGAGCTTAATCGAATGGTTGTGAGAGTTCTGCATTTATCCAAAGCGCCCAAGGAGGTTACAGTCAAAGTTTCTGCAGGCGTCAAGGATGTCCGGCCATACATTGTGTGCTGCGTTGTACAAGGCATGAACCTCAGACAAGGAAATGCACTCAAGCGATTTCTAGCTGCTCAG ACCAAATTTCACGATGAGATTTGTGCCAAACGGACAACGGCAACCATCGCAACTCATGATCTGAGCTTGCTGAAGACTCCCCTGTTGTATGACGCCAGGCCACCAGATACTCTGAAG ATAGTTCCTTTGGGTCGTAAGGAGATGAAGGCAGCTGAACTGCTGAAGCAACTTCAACAGGATGCAGATGAATTGAGAAAACAGAGAAAACGACAAAACGTTTCAGGACTCCACAA ATACCTTCAACTCCTTGACGGGAAAGATCTTTACCCCTGCTTGGTTGACGCAGAGGATCACGTGATATCGTTTCCACCAATCACAAACAGCGAGAGGACAAAG ATAAAGAGGTCTACACAAGAGCTATTTTTAGAGGTGACGAGCTCCACCAGTCTGCAGATCTGTAAAGATGTCATGGACACACTGATAATA AAAATGGCAGAGCTTAATAAATTAACCTTTGAAGGAAAAGAGGACGTGGGCTCAGATGAAGAGACAAATGTGATTTCAGATCGTCCCGCAGAGGACCCAGCCTCCCCTGAGCTGACCGTAGTACAAGTGAAGGTCGTGGATGTAGATGGGAACCTTAAAGTGGTCTACCCGTCAAAAACTGACCTGATGTCCGACGTCAGCAATCTAACAGTCATCCGATAA